The Gossypium hirsutum isolate 1008001.06 chromosome D06, Gossypium_hirsutum_v2.1, whole genome shotgun sequence genome contains the following window.
TCCTCCTAATTCTAAAGTGCATCCCACCTTTCATGTCTCCCAACTTAAAAAGCATATAGGAGAAGTTCCTGTGCAGAATGTGTTCTCTGTTGTAGATGTTAGTGGAGCATGGATCAAAGAACCAGCTCGGATCTTGGACCGCCGCATGGTACGAAAGGGGCGTTAAGCAGCTACTGAGGTTCTGGTAAAATGGGCCAATATATTTTCTGAGGATGCCACATGGGAATCTCTCGAGCAGATCAAAGCCAAGTTTCCAAATTTTGATCCTTGGGGACAAGGATTGTTTCAAAGGGCGAGTAATTGTTATGAGCTTAAAAGTTAAACAGTAGAAACTGTGCATTTTGGCTATAAGTGAAATGGGGCGCATTAGAGTTTTAGTTTAGACGGAGTGTTTTGGAACTTAATGGAACGGAGCGTTTAGTCTAAGTCAGCTTATGTAATAACCAACTTTGGAACCgttattttgtttgtttgtttcattGTTTTCTTCTCTTGTCCTTTTAAACCAGTGTAAGTAgaatatgaaaattatgaaattttttttctctctctctcgatTTCCTCTTTTACCTACATTTTTTAAAGCATATCATAGTAGTTTTTGACCGGTCTCCTCTCATTttgtatttttactttttttttctcggTGACTAccttcaatttcatttttcttgaagctTTCTTCCGTTTCTAGAGAAAGAATAACAGTCTATTCACTAGCCGGTAAGATGCTTAACCCTACTGGTTAAACAATGATAACAAGTTACTGATCTTGGAAAAAATAAACTATAAGTCTGTGTGGTAATTTTGATGCTGATGGCTAGAATGTATtggttttaattcaatttagtggtaattttatttctgtttttggtttgcaatttaaattttacttaaatagcAACATACGAAATCCCATGAGCACCAAATGACTCAAATATAACACCATTTCAAAAACAGAGTGGCTACTGAAATGGCAGAGTTGCTTGTGCCTTCTCTTTCTCAATCAATGATATCTGCTCCTTTCCTGAACCCACCGCAATTTAGCCTACAACTCTGTTCCCTTACCCACCCCTGTTTGTGGTTTCTGAATGTCAAAACAAGCTTCCACTAGTTCGTAATTTGTTGAAAATATAAGGTTAAGTATGATAGACAAAATTTCATTGAGGGTTTACAACTCAAGATGTCACTTTTAAAGCTTTtgtttagtattttttaattcctttaagAAAAACATTCCCAAGTTATCTGCTTATTTGGCACTGCGTCAGTTGACTGACGGAATCTGTGAAGTTTGAAACTATGAGAGTgagattgaaataaaaaaaaaggttagggATTGAAGTGAAAAATCCCAAAATATTGATAATGAATTTTCGaaagggtaaactatcaaaataatcacttttgtttacttcacgttacattttagtcacttatgtttaaaatgttacgttttagttacttacgttaacgtgttgtaacattttagtcacttagcCGTTAATGGTATAACGGTAAGctaacgtggcacgttaaatcatcatttcaaatagaaattttaggttaaattatacaattggtccccatatttattttttgttttgaacaatttaattttttttatgttcttttaactttccttttttttctttcttttctgcttttctctctatttttctcccttctccatctcttttaacgtaATTTTTTTTACGcattccatttgttaaaactagtccctatatttttatttttttgaacaattaattttttttctttttatttatttattttccttttcttcttcccctttagttttaacaaatgaaaaacataaaaaaaactacattaaaagagaCGGAGAAAgaaggaaaacagagggagaagcagaagagaatgaaaaaaaagggagagtaacataaaaggaaaaaatcaaattgctcaaaacaaaaaaaaatatagagatcaattgtataatttaacttgaaatttttgtttgaaatgatgatttaaagtGTCATGTCAGCTTACTTTTATACCGTTAAAGGCAATGAACAGCTCAGTggctaaaatattacaacacgttAACatgagtgactaaaacataacatttcaaacataagtgattaaaatgtaacctgagataaacaaaaatgactattttgataatttatccTTTTCTAAAAGAAATGGGATAAAACATAAGAGTGTTCAAAGATGGAATCGAGTAAGCCTTGTTAACAAAATATCCTTTTTCTTAAACAATCCAAAACTTAGAagaattattgattatttggctTAACTACGTTGATACTATCGAATCATTGTCTGAATCAGGCACGGCTTTTACTCCTCGGATTTTCCGCAGGTCAAAACTCACTAACTTTCCGTTAAAATgtcaattttttcttctttttttttatactcGACTCCTTCATTGGTTTTCCCTCGATAATCTGAAACAACAATCTTCTATATTACACTCTCATATCATCATCAATGGCTGTAAGCTTTTCTTTTTCCCTCTATCATGATTATTCTTTGATATTGTGAAGCTGTCTCTAATTAATGCAGTTTAGTTGTGTATGATTTGATCTTCTTGTTAAAAAAACCAACCAACTCATTCAACATCCATTAAAGCAGTGGCTCTTGTAGGTGGGGTTACATTATAAATACAACTTTCAAGACATTTTATTGATTTCATGTTCTTCTCATCTCTGTCTAAAAGTTGTAAAGTTACAATCTTTCAGAATATACAGTTgaagttgtttattttaatttattgggTTTGTTATTATGATCATTTGAGATCATATTTATCCCATCTCccacccccccccaaaaaaaaaaaactatgtctCCTCTAAAGCAACAATAAGATATGTCTGAAGCAAAGCTGGTAAGTTCATATCAACATCATCTCAATTGTCATTTATGATGCTGTAGTAATGGTGACTTGTATGGTTTGTTACAGCGTTCTCATGTTCCAAAATTTGGTGACTGGGACAATGGTGATCTACCATATACAACCTACTTTGAAAATGCTCGCAAAGAGAAAGCTGGCATAAGGATGAACCCTAATGACCCTGAGGAGAATCCTGAGGCCCTCATGTATACGAGGGGAGGCCCGGAAAGCAACTACGATGGCCGGTCCGTGCCGGCCACGGCCGATAAACACCATCAGAATGCCGCTAATAAAGATGGTTCTTCTTATGATCATCAAAAGAGCGCAAGAAGGCAACGGAACACAGCACTGGAATCCGAAAACAACACCGGATCGGACCGTTCGATTCTGCATTCGAATCATCGACGTCGAAACTCGGGTCAAAAGAATGGTCGGCCTGGTGGAAGTGCCTTCTCTGCATCTGTCTCAGGACAATCACAAAGAACTGGGAATCATCAACTTGATGGTAATAAAGTAAGTATGCCTGACACATAATTACCATGTTCTTGGCCGAGTAAAAACAGATTAATAGCATAAGTAGTAAATTATGAAGATTAATGTGATGGTTTGTTTGGATTGGAAGGGAACAGCATCAGTTCCAAAATTTGGGGAATGGGATGAAACAGATCCCACATCGGGAGAAGGGTTTACAGTAATATTTAACCGATTGAAGGAGAAGCAAGCAGCCCCTTCATCCAATTATCAAACCGTGGCTCCGGAAGTTAAAACCATGAATTACTCTAAGTTAAAGGTACTATCACTTCTACAATTTCTTTCAAACAATACcgtatataatatatgaatgatatttgaagGTAAAAGTATAATGGAGTATGTTAAACTAGAAGTTATATTCTATTTTATCCCtttatttcaaaaattgataaattaatttttatacgttaaatcaaagagcaaactgattatttttattaaaaatttctttcatttctactattaaaaactggcaTAACTGACAGAATAACCGTACAGTTACACATGAAGTGTCATGCTTGCCTCATATTGACATACAGGGactaatttttaacagaatgatctGCTTGCTTTTTGATCCAACTTACAAAGATTAATTTGCCTATACTTTTGTTAACGAGGCAAAATACAATCCAACTATTAGTATAAAGGTCTCCGTGATACCTTGACCGATATTTGAAGGATTGagtgtaatttatttttattttttaaataattatttttaatttaaagctATATCccaataattttatcaaaaacgaCACAACATTTCTGGAAAGGTTCGGATGCGGAGAAAGTAATTTTACTAATAggattgttatgaaactttaaaaagTAATTGCTAAAATGACATATGTGTTTACCTGtttatgattttattatattttagataCATAATAATAGTCTTAATAAAAATGATTCACATCTTAAATTCTTGATTAGAAATGTTTATGAGTCGAGTTTGGGTCGGATTAATACATGGTATCAATAACATACACAGTTGTTAAGTCTAACTCTAATCTAAAATATGaacttttaacttttattcaaatttatccatatatataaaatagct
Protein-coding sequences here:
- the LOC107910066 gene encoding RPM1-interacting protein 4, producing the protein MSEAKLRSHVPKFGDWDNGDLPYTTYFENARKEKAGIRMNPNDPEENPEALMYTRGGPESNYDGRSVPATADKHHQNAANKDGSSYDHQKSARRQRNTALESENNTGSDRSILHSNHRRRNSGQKNGRPGGSAFSASVSGQSQRTGNHQLDGNKGTASVPKFGEWDETDPTSGEGFTVIFNRLKEKQAAPSSNYQTVAPEVKTMNYSKLKICCCLFSRGNEEDMHGMVFQWMNINLGGIFM